The following are encoded in a window of Pyrenophora tritici-repentis strain M4 chromosome 6, whole genome shotgun sequence genomic DNA:
- a CDS encoding RpoC, DNA-directed RNA polymerase, beta' subunit- subunit, which yields MAPGVPAVSKCPLRTIKEIQFGLLSPEEIKAMSVVHIIYPETMDEQKQKPREQGLNDPKLGTIDRMYHCSTCKEDIQVCPGHFGHIELHTPVFHVGFVVKIKKLLETVCHTCGLIKADFNHPDWIAATKTKDAKKRFDKIWRMSRTKSTCDADGPDSGKDKIPKIPHGGCGSAQPDTIRKDGLKLTATWKQKKKEDDDGSGDRKEVITPKQAQTIFKLMTENTLALLGLNADYARPEWMILDVLPVPPPPVRPSISVDGTGQGMRGEDDLTYKLGDIIRANGRVAECQQEGSPQHVTAEFEALVQYHVATYMDNDANGVPQAMQKSGRPLKTIRGRLKGKEGRLRGNLMGKRVDFSARTVITGDPNLSLDQVGVPRSIARTLTYPEVVTKFNISKLTNLVRNGPNQHPGANYVIKADGARLDLKHNKNLDDLRLQYGWKVERHINDDDVIIFNRQPSLHKESMMGHRVKVMPYSTFRLNLSVTSPYNADFDGDEMNLHVPQSDETRAEVQNLCMVPKQIVSPQKNQPLMGIVQDTLLGVYKMSRRDNFIGIEQVMPILMWVPDWDGIVPEPAILKPRPLWTGKQLVSMAFPKEVNIEKKEDDSSPSPQNDIRDKSLMIKSGQLIYGQVTKKIVGASAGGVIHIIFNELGPDAAVKFFNACQRICNWWLLHHGFSFGVGDTIPDPATSEKIADEVRKSREKVEQIIEQATLDELEPMPGMTIRGTFESKVQKFLNEAREGGGTAAQTSLKDFNNVVQTVVSGSKGSTVNISQMVALVGQQAVEGQRIPYGFKYRTLPHFAKDDYSPESRGFVENSYLRGLTPSEFFFHAMAGREGLIDTAVKTAETGYIQRRLVKALEDVMVKYDGTVRNSMGDIVEFIYGEDGLDGAYIEKQSMDTIMCSDADFEAAYKLDVLTTDQPEIPVWKLEGSPMFQGDVDVQRALDEEFEQIKNDRAVLRDTLNEEELDSFQLPLNIQRMIRSAQARFGINPEKAVSNLTPIEAIQQVRETLDRLIVIRGTDELSIEAQNSATQLFKAHLRARLAFKKLAVQHRLNKEALKYILGELEDRFLKAAVAPGEMVGVLAAQSIGEPATQMTLNTFHFAGVSSKNVTLGVPRLKEILNVAANIKTPSMLVRQINKKADQGDAKKLRSTIELTTLRSLTQAVELYYDPDIQSTRVEDDQDMVESYFILPEEDEVIESQSKWLLRIILDRKKLLDKSITIGEVAGKIKEEFKPNLAVIFSDENADEQVMRVRFIWDQNLTKDDEDEDERDERWMRKLEQHLLDDVTLRGVPGVERAFIREHCVTKKRDDGSLLHSKSSPECKEWVLDTTGTALAEVLSIPGVDATTTYSNSFIEILAVLGIEAARAGLLKELGMVLSFDGSYVNHRHMALLVDIMCQRGVLMAITRHGINRNDTGALMRCSFEETVEILLEAAGFGELDDCRGVSENIMLGQLAPMGTGEFDVVMDNGMLLTMVEDNSKMMGGAAGAGTYLSDGAATPYDLGSPTYEGGMGMGGGYDQVSFSPMAAAGGGDDQGGFTAYGGSYGSGGFSPYDGGRSPGGSGFTGMSPGFTSPVSPGFSPTSPGYSPTSPGTASPRFAATSPGYMASPTSPHYSPTSPRYGSPTSPSYSPTSPAGYSPTSPQYSPTSPNYSPTSPTFMGGATSPAYSPTSPQYSPTSPQYSPTSPQYQATSDRRSPTSPTSPQYSPTSPRYSPTSPAGSFSPTSPRYSPTSPGPAYSPTSPKQ from the exons ATGGCTCCCGGCGTGCCAGCAGTCTCGAAATGTCCGCTCCGGACCATCAAAGAGATCCAGTTCGGTCTGCTCTCGCCCGAGGAGATCAAGGCCATGAGCGTTGTCCATATCATCTACCCTGAGACCATGGACGAGCAGAAACAGAAGCCGCGTGAGCAGGGCCTTAACGACCCTAAGCTCGGTACCATCGACCGCATGTACCACTGCTCGACGTGCAAAGAAGACATTCAGGTCTGCCCCGGCCACTTTGGCCACATCGAGCTACACACGCCCGTCTTCCACGTTGGATTCGTcgtcaagatcaagaagcTCCTCGAGACTGTGTGCCACACCTGTGGCCTGATCAAGGCTGACTTT AACCACCCCGATTGGATTGCCGCTACCAAGACAAAGGACGCAAAGAAGCGTTTCGACAAAATTTGGCGCATGTCGCGGACAAAGAGCACGTGCGACGCTGACGGCCCCGACAGTGGCAAGGACAAGATCCCCAAGATACCTCACGGTGGTTGCGGCAGTGCACAGCCTGACACCATTCGCAAAGATGGTCTCAAGCTCACCGCCACCTGgaagcagaagaagaaggaagatGATGATGGCTCAGGCGACCGCAAAGAAGTCATCACCCCCAAGCAAGCTCAGACCATCTTCAAGCTTATGACGGAAAACACGCTAGCACTGCTTGGCCTGAACGCTGACTATGCGCGCCCCGAGTGGATGATCCTCGATGTCTTGCCCGTACCTCCGCCGCCAGTGCGTCCTAGTATCTCCGTCGACGGTACTGGTCAGGGTATGCGTGGAGAGGACGATTTGACGTATAAGCTGGGTGACATCATCCGCGCAAACGGTCGCGTCGCCGAATGCCAGCAAGAGGGTTCACCTCAGCACGTCACTGCCGAGTTCGAAGCTCTTGTCCAGTACCATGTTGCGACATACATGGATAACGATGCCAACGGTGTCCCACAGGCCATGCAAAAGTCTGGTCGTCCTCTAAAGACCATCCGTGGTCGATTAAAGGGCAAGGAGGGCCGTCTCCGTGGTAACTTGATGGGCAAGCGTGTCGACTTCTCCGCACGTACTGTCATCACTGGTGACCCTAACCTGTCACTGGACCAAGTCGGTGTTCCCCGATCCATTGCCCGAACTCTCACATACCCCGAAGTCGTCACAAAGTTCAACATCAGCAAACTCACAAACTTGGTACGCAACGGTCCAAATCAGCATCCTGGTGCCAACTACGTCATCAAGGCCGACGGCGCCCGTCTCGACCTCAAGCACAACAAGAACCTGGACGATCTGCGGCTGCAATATGGCTGGAAAGTTGAGCGCCACATCAACGACGACGATGTCATTATCTTCAACCGTCAGCCCTCCCTTCACAAGGAGTCTATGATGGGTCATCGCGTCAAGGTCATGCCCTACTCCACCTTCCGTCTCAATCTCTCGGTCACATCTCCGTACAACGCCGATTTCGATGGTGACGAGATGAACCTCCACGTTCCTCAGAGCGACGAGACCCGTGCTGAGGTCCAGAACTTGTGCATGGTCCCGAAGCAAATTGTATCACCCCAGAAGAATCAGCCCTTGATGGGTATCGTGCAGGACACGCTTCTCGGTGTCTACAAGATGAGCCGTCGTGACAACTTCATCGGTATCGAACAAGTCATGCCCATTCTCATGTGGGTGCCTGATTGGGATGGCATTGTTCCAGAGCCTGCCATTCTCAAGCCTCGGCCTCTCTGGACCGGAAAGCAGCTCGTGAGCATGGCTTTCCCCAAAGAGGTCAACattgagaagaaggaggatGATTCTTCACCTTCGCCGCAGAATGATATCCGGGACAAGAGTCTAATGATCAAGAGTGGTCAGCTGATCTATGGGCAAGTCACTAAGAAGATTGTTGGTGCTTCGGCAGGTGGTGTTATTCACATCATCTTCAACGAACTTGGCCCTGACGCGGCTGTCAAATTCTTCAACGCTTGCCAGCGTATTTGCAACTGGTGGCTGCTCCACCACGGCTTCAGTTTCGGTGTGGGTGATACCATTCCGGATCCTGCGACTTCAGAGAAGATTGCCGATGAAGTCCGGAAGTCCAGAGAAAAGGTGGAACAGATCATCGAGCAAGCAACTTTGGATGAGCTCGAGCCTATGCCCGGTATGACAATTCGTGGTACATTTGAGTCCAAGGTCCAGAAGTTCCTCAACGAAGCTCGTGAAGGTGGAGGTACTGCGGCTCAGACAAGTTTGAAGGACTTCAACAACGTTGTCCAGACTGTCGTTTCTGGTTCCAAGGGTTCCACTGTTAATATCTCCCAGATGGTGGCCCTTGTCGGTCAACAGGCTGTGGAAGGGCAGCGTATTCCATACGGCTTCAAGTACAGGACATTGCCACATTTCGCCAAAGACGACTATTCGCCCGAATCTCGTGGTTTCGTCGAGAACTCCTATCTCCGTGGTCTCACACCCTCCGAATTCTTTTTCCACGCTATGGCTGGTCGTGAGGGTTTGATCGATACCGCTGTCAAGACAGCCGAGACTGGATATATCCAACGTCGTTTGGTCAAGGCCCTCGAAGACGTTATGGTCAAGTACGATGGCACTGTTCGTAACTCCATGGGAGACATTGTTGAGTTCATCTACGGTGAAGATGGTCTTGACGGTGCCTATATCGAAAAACAGTCCATGGATACTATCATGTGCTCCGATGCTGACTTCGAGGCTGCGTACAAGCTGGATGTGTTAACTACTGATCAGCCCGAGATTCCTGTCTGGAAGCTTGAGGGCTCTCCCATGTTCCAAGGTGACGTGGACGTACAGCGAGCTCTCGACGAAGAGTTTGAGCAGATTAAGAACGATCGTGCTGTTCTTCGCGACACATTGAACGAGGAAGAGCTTGATAGCTTCCAATTGCCTCTCAACATCCAGCGGATGATCCGATCTGCTCAGGCTAGATTCGGCATTAACCCGGAAAAGGCTGTCAGCAACCTCACTCCTATTGAGGCGATTCAGCAGGTCCGCGAAACACTCGACCGGTTGATTGTCATTCGTGGTACCGATGAACTGTCGATAGAAGCGCAAAACAGCGCGACTCAACTCTTCAAAGCCCATCTTCGAGCTCGTCTCGCTTTCAAGAAGCTTGCTGTTCAGCACCGCCTAAACAAGGAGGCCCTGAAATACATCCTGGGAGAGCTCGAAGACCGTTTCCTCAAGGCCGCTGTTGCGCCTGGTGAGATGGTCGGTGTCCTTGCTGCACAGTCGATCGGTGAGCCTGCCACGCAAATGACACTCAACACTTTCCATTTTGCTGGTGTGTCTTCCAAGAACGTCACTCTCGGTGTACCGCGTCTCAAGGAAATTCTCAACGTCGCCGCCAACATCAAGACACCATCTATGCTTGTCCGTCAAATCAACAAGAAGGCCGACCAAGGAGATGCCAAGAAGTTGCGCAGTACGATTGAGCTTACAACTCTGCGCTCGTTGACACAGGCTGTCGAGCTTTACTACGATCCTGATATTCAGTCAACTAGAGTGGAAGATGACCAAGACATGGTTGAGTCCTACTTCATTCTACCCGAAGAGGACGAAGTCATCGAATCGCAGTCTAAATGGCTGCTTCGTATCATCCTCGACCGCAAGAAGTTGCTGGACAAGAGTATCACTATCGGCGAAGTTGCTGGAAAGATCAAGGAGGAGTTCAAGCCCAACCTCGCTGTTATCTTTAGTGATGAGAACGCAGATGAGCAGGTTATGCGCGTGCGTTTCATTTGGGATCAAAACCTCACGAAagacgacgaggatgaggacGAGCGAGACGAACGATGGATGCGCAAACTTGAGCAGCATCTTCTCGACGATGTCACTCTACGTGGTGTACCCGGTGTTGAGCGTGCCTTTATCCGTGAACACTGCGTCACCAAGAAGAGGGATGACGGGTCGCTTTTGCACTCCAAGAGCAGCCCTGAGTGCAAAGAGTGGGTGCTCGACACCACCGGTACCGCCTTGGCCGAAGTACTGTCAATTCCAGGTGTGGATGCTACCACCACGTACTCTAACTCGTTCATCGAAATCCTTGCTGTGCTTGGTATTGAGGCAGCTCGAGCTGGTCTTCTTAAGGAATTGGGCATGGTCTTGTCCTTTGACGGTTCATATGTCAACCATCGTCACATGGCATTGCTCGTCGACATTATGTGCCAGCGTGGTGTCCTCATGGCCATCACTCGTCACGGCATCAACCGTAACGACACTGGAGCACTCATGCGTTGTTCGTTCGAAGAGACTGTCGAGATTCTTCTCGAAGCTGCTGGCTTTGGTGAACTCGATGACTGCCGCGGTGTGTCTGAGAACATCATGCTGGGTCAACTCGCGCCCATGGGTACTGGAGAATTCGATGTTGTCATGGACAATGGCATGCTTCTCACCATGGTCGAGGATAACTCCAAGATGATGGGAGGTGCCGCTGGTGCAGGAACCTATCTGAGTGACGGTGCGGCCACGCCTTACGACTTAGGCTCTCCTACGTATGAAGGAGGAATGGGTATGGGCGGGGGATACGACCAAGTGTCCTTCTCGCCTATGGCTGCTGCAGGTGGCGGTGACGATCAAGGTGGCTTTACTGCGTATGGAGGTAGTTATGGTAGCGGTGGCTTCAGCCCCTATGATGGAGGGCGAAGCCCAGGTGGCTCAGGCTTTACCGGCATGTCTCCAGGATTTACCAGCCCTGTCTCGCCAGGCTTCTCTCCCACTTCGCCTGGTTACTCGCCTACTTCACCAGGAACCGCCAGCCCGCGCTTCGCTGCAACGTCGCCGGGTTACATGGCGTCGCCTACGTCCCCACACTACTCTCCAACTTCGCCGCGATACGGTTCGCCTACATCACCGTCGTACTCGCCCACGTCTCCGGCTGGTTACTCGCCCACGTCGCCTCAATACTCTCCTACATCACCCAACTACAGTCCGACGTCGCCAACGTTCATGGGAGGAGCGACATCCCCAGCGTACAGCCCTACATCGCCGCAGTACAGTCCGACATCACCTCAGTACAGCCCGACCAGCCCACAGTACCAAGCCACCAGCGATCGTCGTAGCCCGACATCGCCAACGTCTCCCCAGTACAGCCCGACCTCGCCCCGCTACTCGCCAACGAGCCCGGCAGGATCCTTCTCTCCGACGTCACCCCGGTACAGCCCGACATCTCCAGGGCCTGCATATTCCCCAAC ATCTCCGAAGCAATAG
- a CDS encoding CLTH multi-domain protein, whose translation MDDLREQIELLESSANLSTSIDDVQKTIDLLTAARAKIAADPKLAPLTLAKLQDPFKKSLDVIQKDLKPIYAGLNKYGKALDKKFKDKPLPSPENDALSSHPSLINRAIAMHLLREGQFDVASTFVEEANRHPPRPEPTPNNPDPYIQASWEKDLAEGTFNSERLQQQFADMYNILHQLRVERNLKPAIQWARERSELLEARGSNLEFELCRLQFVCLFDPHKNQEADDDDDAMSDSETPSGPLDAWAYARREFAPFQKRYHREIQQLLGAMAFWQNIQDSPYARLFYNNTAWEEVAHSFNREFCSLLGLSADSPLFIAATAGAIALPYLLKMQSIMKEKRTEWTTQDELPVEIPLPSQYHFHSIFVCPVSKEQSTDTNPPMMMPCGHVIAQESLDKLSKGQRFKCPYCPNESHPRDARKVVL comes from the exons ATGGACGACCTCCGAGAACAGATAGAGCTGCTGGAGAGCAGCGCAAACCTCTCGACAAGCATCGACGATGTACAAAAGACGATTGATCTGCTCACTGCAGCTCGTGCTAAGATCGCGGCAG ATCCTAAGTTGGCGCCCTTGACCCTGGCAAAGCTCCAGGACCCGTTCAAGAAGAGTTTAGATGTTATTCAGAAAGACTTGAAGCCCATATATGCCGGCCTTAACAAGTATGGAAAGGCGCTAGACAAG AAATTCAAAGACAAGCCTCTACCATCCCCCGAGAATGACGCCCTGTCATCGCACCCCTCGCTCATCAACCGCGCCATCGCCATGCACCTCCTCCGCGAAGGTCAGTTCGACGTCGCGTCCACCTTCGTTGAAGAAGCCAACCGTCACCCGCCACGACCTGAGCCCACACCCAACAACCCAGATCCATACATACAGGCATCATGGGAAAAGGACCTCGCAGAAGGAACCTTCAACTCGGAGAGGTTACAGCAGCAATTTGCAGACATGTACAACATACTTCACCAACTGCGTGTAGAGCGAAACCTTAAGCCAGCGATACAATGGGCGCGGGAACGCAGCGAGCTCCTAGAAGCTCGGGGCAGTAATCTTGAGTTCGAGCTCTGCCGCCTTCAATTCGTCTGTCTCTTCGACCCGCACAAAAACCAGGAagccgacgacgacgacgatgccATGTCCGACAGTGAAACGCCCAGCGGACCCCTCGACGCCTGGGCCTACGCCCGCCGCGAATTCGCCCCCTTCCAAAAGCGGTACCATCGAGAAATCCAGCAACTCCTGGGCGCCATGGCATTCTGGCAAAACATTCAAGACTCGCCCTACGCCCGCCTCTTCTACAATAACACGGCCTGGGAAGAAGTCGCCCACTCATTCAACCGAGAATTTTGCTCCCTCCTCGGCCTCAGCGCGGACTCACCCCTCTTCATCGCCGCCACCGCCGGCGCTATTGCCCTGCCCTACCTCCTCAAGATGCAATCCATCATGAAGGAGAAGCGCACGGAATGGACCACGCAGGACGAACTCCCAGTCGAAATCCCTCTACCCAGCCAGTACCACTTCCACTCCATCTTCGTCTGCCCTGTCAGCAAGGAACAAAGCACTGATACTAACCCCCCGATGATGATGCCTTGCGGCCACGTTATAGCCCAGGAATCCCTCGATAAGCTCAGCAAAGGCCAAAGGTTCAAATGCCCGTATTGCCCTAATGAGAGCCATCCGAGAGATGCGAGAAAAGTGGTTTTGTAG
- a CDS encoding Tymo-45kd-70kd multi-domain protein — MHTEKELRKQMPSLQTSIDSKTTAQCRPPPPSNAPTFETMPGEARIMSPTSPNGHQRFVLTDSVAARYIEEDPSTSCHVLARRQKIQGYEIYLVEQWACSRTHPTFLITTYTGNPEDTVLATIISVPKNEEEWSPQMRLYFKSLTDHHARRKDTPYGALMITNLSGFPSSLTVIPVPGGDLKKCRELFLTNENLKRLGCSGRLGIKLSPPSGATQAKFHQLYRTSEKIPFNASVIELVKLCQVALVLFGKLESVYADGLLCDVTEKAINDWWIDFGSEYYTVEPHDGILGPTTVAALLGMLMGARNRLSACGAAVAKDVFDIEATQRGISHFQKSQHLPRTRLLDRHTLEKLRRASAKAASKEGWAVPRAFKSTVAELGGKGGEMVMGIVGAGQKDGIAEVETVDIEQFAELVRGEHAKWLWHGKPRKTASGDSMFDRLPGGEERSASPDKHDHTPKPVRREITEHQGIAKRDTASSDLKKVETFTPEGVEKESFKDPSSKRAAIKAKLESGSGFHHIKNAVGLRTHASKLSRDDHGRHGLYRTKSGNSQLQYADSRPSMDYEEGHSDDPYSLMSPHSTAGEEPAFAKALTETPGGSVTSLNATNKTSGGRHASNLQSSIAESDISDQPEQPHTVASSVAGSIYHGVDLNENLPVDEANAIPPLLRRTQSGDQFNLYQTPHNDDWWPRHLSFSVAEESVLRWSSISANDPETEEAIAPDDTSPAALTARHVSQNLHSTQLKRLHNHLLRLSSKDENWVHTRLSEVLQLSSSVDADIETLESIYYPRLDTYHSLREDTHATVTNNRGQLMASLRELENVRDKLEYEISALRGKVEDIEDVVGEFERQVEFVEGRVDELENVLGERETWLRWGFRVLTGMGMPPG; from the coding sequence ATGCACACAGAGAAGGAGCTACGCAAGCAAATGCCGTCGCTACAGACGTCAATCGACTCCAAGACCACAGCCCAGTGCCGTCCACCACCGCCTTCGAACGCTCCTACCTTCGAGACGATGCCGGGAGAGGCCAGGATAATGTCTCCCACGTCGCCGAATGGACATCAGCGCTTCGTGTTGACCGACTCGGTGGCCGCGCGGTACATTGAGGAGGACCCGTCAACCTCATGCCACGTCCTTGCGCGTCGCCAGAAGATTCAGGGCTACGAGATCTACTTGGTTGAGCAATGGGCATGTTCACGCACGCATCCGACCTTTCTTATCACCACGTACACGGGCAATCCGGAAGATACCGTACTGGCCACCATCATCAGCGTGCCCAAGAATGAGGAGGAATGGTCGCCGCAGATGCGCTTGTATTTTAAATCCCTAACCGATCACCATGCCCGGAGAAAAGACACGCCATATGGCGCCCTGATGATCACAAATTTAAGTGGCTTCCCGTCATCCCTTACCGTCATTCCTGTCCCTGGGGGCGATCTGAAGAAGTGTCGTGAGCTGTTTCTGACCAACGAGAACTTGAAGAGATTGGGATGCTCGGGTCGGCTAGGCATCAAGCTCTCACCTCCCAGCGGTGCGACGCAGGCCAAATTTCACCAGTTGTATCGCACAAGCGAGAAGATTCCCTTCAATGCGTCCGTCATTGAGCTTGTGAAGCTCTGTCAGGTTGCACTCGTCTTGTTTGGAAAGCTGGAATCAGTGTACGCGGATGGACTCTTGTGCGATGTCACCGAAAAAGCTATCAACGATTGGTGGATAGATTTTGGGTCTGAATACTATACAGTAGAGCCCCATGACGGCATTCTCGGTCCTACCACGGTCGCAGCCTTGCTCGGCATGTTGATGGGCGCGCGCAACAGACTGAGCGCATGCGGTGCTGCAGTCGCCAAAGACGTCTTCGATATCGAAGCTACCCAGCGCGGTATCTCACATTTCCAGAAGTCGCAACATCTGCCGAGAACACGGCTTCTCGATCGTCATACGCTAGAAAAGCTGCGAAGAGCCTCTGCAAAGGCGGCTAGCAAAGAGGGCTGGGCTGTTCCTCGAGCTTTCAAGTCAACGGTGGCTGAGTTGGGAGGTAAGGGTGGTGAAATGGTCATGGGCATTGTCGGGGCTGGCCAGAAAGATGGTATCGCCGAGGTTGAAACTGTAGACATCGAGCAGTTCGCCGAACTTGTACGAGGTGAACATGCCAAGTGGCTTTGGCATGGAAAACCAAGGAAAACAGCATCAGGAGATAGCATGTTCGACCGACTACCCGGTGGGGAGGAACGTTCAGCCTCGCCCGACAAGCATGACCATACTCCCAAACCAGTCCGTAGGGAGATAACGGAGCACCAAGGTATAGCAAAGCGTGATACTGCTTCGTCGGATTTAAAGAAGGTAGAGACGTTTACCCCTGAAGGTGTCGAGAAGGAGAGCTTTAAAGACCCCTCTTCGAAACGAGCTGCAATCAAGGCCAAGCTAGAGTCTGGTAGCGGATTCCATCACATAAAGAACGCCGTCGGCCTGCGTACTCATGCAAGCAAACTATCTCGCGACGATCATGGTCGACATGGCCTATATCGCACAAAGAGTGGTAACTCACAGCTCCAGTATGCAGACTCCCGGCCATCCATGGACTACGAGGAAGGCCACTCAGACGACCCATACTCCCTCATGTCACCTCATAGTACAGCCGGCGAAGAACCAGCTTTTGCAAAAGCCCTAACCGAGACTCCTGGCGGATCTGTCACATCACTCAACGCTACGAACAAAACGTCTGGCGGTCGTCACGCATCAAATTTACAGAGTTCCATTGCAGAAAGCGATATTTCTGACCAGCCCGAGCAACCACACACGGTTGCAAGTTCCGTCGCCGGCTCAATCTACCACGGCGTTGACCTCAACGAAAACCTCCCCGTCGACGAGGCAAACGCCATCCCCCCGCTCCTCCGCCGCACCCAATCCGGCGATCAATTTAACCTATACCAAACCCCCCACAACGACGACTGGTGGCCCCGCCATCTCTCCTTCAGCGTTGCCGAAGAGTCCGTCCTCCGCTGGTCTAGCATCTCCGCCAATGACCCAGAAACCGAAGAAGCAATCGCCCCAGACGACACCTCCCCCGCTGCCCTAACCGCCCGCCACGTCTCCCAAAACCTCCACTCCACACAGCTCAAACGCTTACACAACCACCTCCTTCGTCTCTCCTCCAAAGACGAAAATTGGGTCCACACACGCCTCTCAGAGGTCCTGCAACTTTCTTCATCCGTAGACGCCGATATCGAAACGCTGGAAAGTATTTATTATCCCCGCCTTGACACGTACCATAGTTTGCGCGAAGATACTCATGCGACGGTTACGAACAATCGCGGTCAGCTCATGGCTAGTCTCCGTGAGCTGGAGAATGTGAGGGATAAACTCGAGTATGAGATTAGTGCATTACGCGGGAAGGTAGAGGATATTGAGGACGTCGTGGGCGAGTTTGAGAGACAGGTTGAGTTTGTCGAGGGGAGGGTGGACGAATTGGAGAATGTGCTCGGCGAGAGGGAGACGTGGTTGAGGTGGGGGTTTAGGGTTTTGACAGGTATGGGGATGCCGCCGGGGTAG
- a CDS encoding FabG, Dehydrogenase with different specificities (related to short-chain alcohol dehydrogenase), whose amino-acid sequence MPAPLTIVVTGSNRGIGQGIIHLLSKTQHPRPLTIYATSRSGTALSISAIPPNEIHYAKLDITSIASINAFLRTTLPETGKIDVLINNAGINNNKNETADTAAQTIDVNYHSTKTICKIFLHEGKMKDTQGARIVNVSSTASALSNYPASTQSRFHSVKTVSDINVLADKYVSSVRSNSQEAAGFGAPPKSYQVSKALVNALTVVLARENEEAAEDVGGGGEDSG is encoded by the exons ATGCCCGCACCCCTAACCATAGTCGTCACCGGCTCCAACCGCGGAATCGGCCAAGGAATAATCCACCTCCTCTCCAAAACCCAACACCCACGCCCTCTTACCATATACGCCACATCCCGCAGCGGCACCGCCCTGTCCATCTCGGCCATCCCCCCCAACGAAATCCACTATGCTAAACTAGACATCACCTCCATCGCCTCTATCAATGCCTTCCTACGAACCACGCTGCCGGAAACCGGGAAAATCGACGTCCTCATCAACAACGCGGGCAtaaacaacaacaaaaatGAAACCGCCGACACAGCCGCCCAAACAATTGATGTAAACTACCACAGTACGAAAACTATATGCAAAATTTTCCTCCACGAGGGAAAGATGAAGGACACACAAGGCGCACGCATCGTAAACGTTAGTAGTACAGCATCGGCTCTCTCAAATTATCCTGCATCTACGCAATCGCGCTTTCACTCAGTCAAGACGGTTTCAGATATTAACGTTTTAGCCGACAAATATGTCAGCTCTGTTAGATCTAACAGTCAGGAAGCTGCTGGCTTTGGAGCGCCGCCGAAATCTTATCAGGTTAGCAAGGCACTTGTGAATGCGCTTACTGTGGTGCTGGCGAGGGAGAACGA GGAGGCCGCCGAAGACGTTGGAGGAGGGGGCGAGGATTCCGGTTAG
- a CDS encoding Glyoxalase-2 domain containing protein, which yields MAFEDMKDKITPSNHSRETSPNRGSSVHQSIAIPKPCKPLRQWQHEQNIDRDAQIKLTKLVHMRYQHPNLDEISTFLRDFGMSVAKQVDEKVWFKGYSDDQYVYYARRGPKKFLGGTFEVASYAELEKAAKLPCAASGIQELTDAPGGGSMVTLHDPEGFPINLLYGQTKKEAGPYPETLITNYENNKPRIARFQRFKPGPAAVHKLGHYGLCVTNFQQEMQWYTRTFNIVPTDFLYINTPDDPSQPRKDVAIFAHIDLGPDYTDHHTIFLSQNPSAHVHHSSFEVHDFDTQKLGHEWLAKKGYDSVWGVGRHILGSQLFDYWWDTTGFMIEHYADGDLVNEETEVGWGEAGDESLAVWGPEVPGWFLEGVRPEERSVL from the exons ATGGCGTTTGAGGACATGAAAGACAAAATTACTCCTTCA AATCATAGCCGTGAGACATCACCAAACCGCGGCTCTTCGGTCCACCAATCCATTGCAATTCCTAAACCGTGCAAACCCCTCCGTCAATGGCAACATGAACAAAACATCGACCGTGATGCCCAAATCAAGCTTACAAAACTGGTACACATGCGCTACCAACATCCCAATCTTGATGAAATCAGCACCTTTCTCCGCGACTTCGGCATGAGCGTCGCAAAACAAGTCGACGAAAAAGTATGGTTCAAAGGCTACAGTGACGACCAATACGTCTATTACGCGCGACGTGGACCCAAAAAGTTCCTGGGTGGAACCTTTGAAGTCGCCAGCTACGCCGAGCTAGAAAAAGCCGCAAAACTGCCTTGCGCAGCAAGCGGTATCCAAGAACTAACAGATGCACCTGGAGGCGGGTCAATGGTAACCCTCCACGACCCAGAAGGTTTTCCCATAAACCTGCTCTACGGCCAGACGAAAAAAGAAGCCGGACCCTACCCAGAAACACTGATTACGAATTACGAAAACAACAAACCGCGTATCGCTCGCTTCCAGCGCTTTAAACCAGGACCGGCGGCTGTGCATAAACTAGGTCATTACGGTCTTTGCGTCACGAACTTCCAACAGGAAATGCAATGGTACACACGAACCTTCAATATCGTTCCCACGGATTTCCTCTACATTAACACGCCCGACGATCCATCCCAGCCCCGCAAAGACGTCGCCATCTTCGCACACATCGACCTGGGGCCAGACTACACCGACCACCACACCATCTTCCTGTCCCAAAACCCGTCCGCGCACGTGCACCACTCGTCCTTTGAAGTGCATGACTTTGACACGCAGAAGTTGGGGCATGAGTGGTTGGCGAAGAAGGGGTATGATAGTGTGTGGGGGGTTGGGAGACATATTTTGGGAAGCCAGCTTTTTGATTATTGGTGGGATACTACGGGTTTTATGATTGAACATTATGCGGATGGGGATTTGGTGAATGAGGAGACGGAGGTGGGGTGGGGGGAGGCGGGGGATGAGAGTTTGGCGGTTTGGGGGCCAGAGGTTCCGGGGTGGTTTTTGGAAGGGGTAAGGCCGGAGGAGAGGTCTGTGTTGTGA